The Methanofastidiosum sp. nucleotide sequence TTCTCGAAGTTCCAAAAGTCAGAGAAGAATTGGGATACCCACCACTAGTAACTCCTTTGAGTCAGATAGTTGGGGCTCAGGCCACATTGAATGTACTCTCTGGACAGAGATACAAACTAATTCCAAATGAAGTTAAGAACTATGTCAAAGGACTATATGGAAGACCAGCTGCACCAATTAACAAAGACATACAAAAGATAATAATCGGTGATGAGAAAGTATCCTACGAGAAATCACCAGAATTGAAAAAGCCTTCTTACCAAAAATTCAGGGATGAAGTGAAGGACAAAATCGAAAAGGAAGAGGATGTAATATCCTATGCCTTATTCCCTGAAATAGTTCTAAACTTCTTTGAAACAAGAAAAAATAAAATCTCTAAACCAAAAATTGAACACAAAGAAGTGGAAAAAGCTCCGCCTAAAGAAGTAGCAAAGACCCAGCCAACTAATCAACAGACACAGACTAATGGCGGTGTCGCTTTGAAAGCTCCTTTACCCGGTGCCGTATTAAAGATAGTTGGTGAGATAGGAAAACCTGTAAAGAAAGATTCAGTTCTTTTCATAATCTCTGCAATGAAGATGGAGAATGAGATAGTTGCTCCTGCATCAGGAGTTTTGCAGAAAGTATATGTAAAAGAAGGAGATGTTGTAAAGACAGGGGACGTACTAGCAACTATCGCATAGAATTTTATAAAAAAATAAAAATATTTATTTTGTTTCTTTTAATTCTTTAATAGCTTCTTTAATCAATTCTCTGATTTCTTCGGCACCTTCCTTAGCATTTTGATGAAATTCTTTTAGAGCATCAATATCTGAATCTTTTGAGATATTGGATCTATTAATAGAGATTTCATCAATCTTTTCATCGATTTCTGTTACATCTGCACCTTTAATTTCAAGTCTATTTGATATCTGTTCTAGTTTTTCAAGCCTATTGTCAATTGCCCTTAAGTAGATGTCTTTCTTAACTTCTGTAGTTTCAGCCTTTAATCCAGTTAGATATTCTTTATTGTCCTGAACTGCACTCTTCACTGCTTCGCCCTTTCCTTCAATGTCACTTTCCTTTACTAGCTCCCTAAAGGATTTTATAACTTCTCTGCTTTCTTCAACGAGACTATAGAATTCATTCCTATTAATTGTTTCAGCAGCATTTTTAGCCTCTGAGTCAATATCATTTAGCTTTGCCTTGAGGGCAGTTAATTCACTCGTGCTTATGCCATTCTCTTTGTATAGATCTATTATTCCGTCCATTGACACAATAGCTAGTTCTTTCCTCTGGTGGAAAGTTAGATACCTTGAGTAAAGTAGATCATCAGCCAACTTATCTAAATCTTCTTGTGTTTCAGATAGAATCGCCGGCACTCCAGAGATCAAGAGCAATGATATTACAACAATGCCGATTGCTCCATTTTTTGATATTTTTCCCATTGTACCACCTCTAAGTAACTCTTATAACTATCTGAGGTATAGGGATTCTGCAATATACTGGACTTTTAATGTAATAGAACAAAGGTAGGTTAACCATATATGGAAATAGAGTATAGGGCCAGTAACAAGATAATACTAAGTATACTAGAGTGCATAATAAAAAAATCTTCACCTAATAACAAGGTCCTTAAAACCCATATTATCCAATGTGCTAATCTAAAAGCCGAAATGGCAGAGAGGTATCTTGGGATATTAAAAGATGCAGGATACATTAGTGAAAATGAAGGTAGCTGGGGCAAAAGAAAAATTATCTATTACGAACTTACAGAAAAGGGAATTGAAAGGTACAAATGGTTTTTCCAAATTGATAAAGAATTATATGGTGTCTAAATGGCTGAGAATTTAACTGATTTGATGTACAAAATAATCGAACACATGGAAAAAGAGAGAAAGGTAATTCTTTTTATATCTTTGACTGCTTTAATACTCGTCCCTATTGGCCTTATATTTAACATTATTTCATTTTTATTAATATTCAAAAATTATAGATTAGTCTTCGTTATTGCAAGATTATTAAATCTTGACGGTCAGAGTTTTAGACTGGGACTTGTTATTATAAACATGCTTATAACGGCCGTATTAGTTTTTATAGGGGTAAAAAATATCCAGTTCGTGCGCAGATGGGACAAAAAACTCAAAGAGATTACTGATTTTGAAAAAAAGATTTATGATGAACTGTTCAAAGAGCGTGAAGAAACTGATATCTGAAATAAGGATAATTCCAGTTTTGGATATTCCATTAATTAAGGAACAGGATGACCTTGCCAAAATTGTTTCTGAGAGAATTGAACTTGAAGACAAAGACATTGTTGTGATTTGTGAAACAGTTGTTACTAAGTCTCAAGGAAGAGTTGTCGATCTCAAAAAAATTAATCCAAGTACACGGGCATTAGATATTTCCAAGAAAACTGGAAAAGACCCGCGACTTGTGCAACTTATTCTTGATGAATCAAAAGAAGTTCTAAAGATTGGGGATTCTGTAATTGTAGTTGAAACAAGAGATGGAAACATATGTGCAAGTGCAGGGATAGACGTCTCTAATGTTTGCGGAGATGAATCCGTTGTAGGCCTCCTCCCAAAAGACCCTGATAAAGAGGCAGAAAAAATTAGACAGAAGTTGAAAAAGTTGACTGGTAAAGAAGTTGCAGTAATTATATCAGACACACAAGGAAGGCCATTTAGGAGCGGTGCTATAGGGGTTGCAATAGGCGTTTCAGGCATGAAGCCACTGTGGAAAAGAGCGGGTGAAAAGGATCTATATGGATATGAGTTAAAATCTTCCATAATAGCTACGGCAGATGAAGCTGCTTCTGCTGCATCTCTTCTAATGGGGCAGGCTGATGAAGGTATCCCAATAGTAGTTATTAGGGGTGCAAGGCATCTAAAAGGTGAAGGATCCTCAAAAGAGCTTTTGAGAGAAAAAGAAAAGGACTTATTTAGGCCTTAATATAGAATGTTAATTGGACCTTTTTTTACGTTACCCTCTGGGAATATGATTTTGATTAATCTTTCTTGAACATTAATTTTGTATCCCTTTGGCAAAGTAATATACTTAAATCCAACTACTCCTTGCAAGTTATCCGTTTTAATCATCAATCCTTCGATATTTCTCTCCAAGTAAGTAATCGTCTTCGGGTCTAGTTCTTTTATAATAAAAACTTCTCCTTCGTTTAATACAGATAAAACAATTGTCATGCCACAAATCTATATTACTAAATATAAAAATCTTTGCTAATACCTACCCTTTTCGCCTTTTTGGAGAAATAAGAACTGAAACACCAAATATTGCAGAACAAACTATGGCAATTGAAGACCCTGTGGGTAAATCGAATGTAAACGACATTAACATTCCTAATAGACAAGAAATTACTCCAATTAGGGGAGAGAAGAGTATTATCTTCTTCATATCATATGAAAATTGATATACTGAAGAAGTGGGATTTATCATCAATGCAAATACCAAGAGGCCCCCAACAAGTTTTAGAGAAAACGCTACGGTTAAGCTTGTTAGGAAAAGGATTAGATAATAAAAGGGCTTATCGTTAATCCCTGAAGCTCTTGCAAGTTTTCTATCAAACAGTATGGCATTTATCTCCTTAAAGAACATAATCACAAATAATATTGCAATAACGGTGATTATTAAAAGATAAATAATATCCGCAGTTGTCATTCCCAAGACACTGCCCCATAATATTCTAAGAGCTGTACTTGACATTGCAGTATCTGGTGAAAGATTCAAAAACAATAGCCCTATGGCCATTGACAAAGAAAATATTACTCCAATTACAACATCTGTCTTTAGCTTTGC carries:
- a CDS encoding metal ABC transporter permease → MLELFSTKILLFAIIGAVLTGYTCSLMGTFVVRMNLSSLGFAMSHAAFAGAALGIFLRKDPLIFALLFSTFVSLALGPLADKAKLKTDVVIGVIFSLSMAIGLLFLNLSPDTAMSSTALRILWGSVLGMTTADIIYLLIITVIAILFVIMFFKEINAILFDRKLARASGINDKPFYYLILFLTSLTVAFSLKLVGGLLVFALMINPTSSVYQFSYDMKKIILFSPLIGVISCLLGMLMSFTFDLPTGSSIAIVCSAIFGVSVLISPKRRKG
- a CDS encoding coenzyme F420-0:L-glutamate ligase, translating into MISEIRIIPVLDIPLIKEQDDLAKIVSERIELEDKDIVVICETVVTKSQGRVVDLKKINPSTRALDISKKTGKDPRLVQLILDESKEVLKIGDSVIVVETRDGNICASAGIDVSNVCGDESVVGLLPKDPDKEAEKIRQKLKKLTGKEVAVIISDTQGRPFRSGAIGVAIGVSGMKPLWKRAGEKDLYGYELKSSIIATADEAASAASLLMGQADEGIPIVVIRGARHLKGEGSSKELLREKEKDLFRP